In Falco naumanni isolate bFalNau1 chromosome 5, bFalNau1.pat, whole genome shotgun sequence, the following are encoded in one genomic region:
- the EIF3D gene encoding eukaryotic translation initiation factor 3 subunit D isoform X2 → MAKFVTPVIQDNPSGWGPCAVPEQFKDMPYQPFSKGDRLGKVADWTGATYQDKRYTNKYSSQFGGGSQYAYFHEEDETSFQLVDTARTQKTAYQRNRMRFAQRNLRRDKDRRNMLQFSMQTLPKSAKQKERDRLRLQKKFQKQFGVRQKWDQKSQKPRDSSVEVRSDWEVKEEMDFPRLMKMRYLEVSEPQDIECCGALEYYDKAFDRITTRNEKLLRSIKRIFHTVTTTDDPVIRKLAKTQGNVFATDAILATLMSCTRSVYSWDIIVQRVGSKLFFDKRDNSDFDLLTVSETANEPPQEEGNSFNSPRNLAMEATYINHNFSQQCLRMGKEKYKFPNPNPFVEDDMDKNEVASVAYRYRRWKLGDDIDLIVRCEHDGVMTGANGEVSFINIKTLNEWDSRYCNGVDWRQKLDSQRGAVIATELKNNSYKLARWTCCALLAGSEYLKLGYVSRYHVKDSARHVILGTQQFKPNEFASQINLSIENAWGILRCVIDICMKLDEGKYLILKDPNKQVIRIYSLPDGTFSSDEDEEDEEEEEEEEEEES, encoded by the exons ATGGCGAAGTTTGTGACACCCGTGATCCAGGACAACCCCTCCGGCTGGGGCCCGTGCGCTGTGCCCGAGCAGTTCAAGGATATGCCCTATCAGCCCTTCAGTAAAGGAGACCGCCTGGGAAAG GTGGCTGATTGGACAGGAGCCACATATCAGGATAAAAGATATACAA acaAGTACTCGTCACAGTTTGGTGGTGGAAGTCAATATGCATATTTCCATGAGGAGGATGAGACGAGCTTCCAGCTGGTGGACACAGCACGAACGCAGAAAACAGCATACCAGAGGAATCGTATGCGATTTGCACAG agGAACCTTCGGAGAGACAAGGACCGTCGGAACATGCTGCAGTTCAGCATGCAGACACTGCCAAAGAGTGCCAAGCAGAAAGAGAG AGATCGTTTGCGTCTACAAAAGAAGTTTCAGAAGCAGTTCGGAGTGAGGCAGAAATGGGACCAAAAGTCACAG AAGCCTCGTGACTCCTCAGTTGAAGTTCGCAGTGATTGGGAGGTGAAAGAAGAGATGGATTTCCCTCGGCTGATGAAGATGCGCTACCTGGAGGTGTCAGAGCCACAGGACAT agaGTGCTGTGGAGCTCTAGAGTACTATGACAAAGCCTTTGACCGCATTACGACAAGGAATGAGAAGCTACTGAGGAGCATTAAGCGCATCTTCCACACCGTCACTACTACTGATGACCCAGTTATCCGAAAG CTGGCCAAGACCCAAGGGAATGTGTTTGCCACAGATGCCATCCTGGCCACCCTGATGAGCTGCACTCGCTCAGTCTATTCCTGGGACATCATTGTCCAGAGAGTTGGATCCAAGCTTTTCTTTGACAAGAGGGACAATTCAGATTTTG ACCTCCTGACAGTGAGTGAAACAGCCAACGAACCACCACAGGAAGAGGGCAACTCCTTTAATTCTCCACGCAACCTTGCCATGGAAGCTACCTACATCAATCATAATTTCTCCCAGCAGTGTCTGAGGATG ggaaaggagaaatacaagtttcccaacccaaacccctTCGTGGAGGATGACATGGATAAAAACGAAGTAGCCTCTGTTGCATACAG ATACCGAAGGTGGAAGCTGGGAGATGATATAGATCTCATTGTCCGCTGTGAACATGATGGAGTGATGACAGGAGCAAATGGAGAAGTGTCGTTCATCAACATCAAAACACTGAACGAGTGGGATTCCAGG TATTGCAATGGAGTGGACTGGCGCCAGAAGCTTGACTCTCAGAGAGGAGCTGTGATTGCCACAGAGTTGAAAAACAACAGCTACAAATTGGCCCGCTGGACATGCTGTGCACTGCTGGCTGGATCAGAGTATCTTAAACTCGG GTATGTATCCCGTTACCACGTGAAGGACTCTGCCCGCCATGTGATTCTGGGCACCCAGCAGTTCAAGCCAAATGAGTTTGCCAGCCAGATTAACCTGAGCATAGAGAATGCCTGGGGCATTCTGCGATGCGTCATCGACATCTGCATGAAGCTGGATGAGGGGAAGTACCTCATTCTCAAGGACCCCAACAAGCAGGTGATCCGGATCTACAGCTTGCCCGATGGCACCTTCAGCTCTGATGAAgatgaggaggatgaggaggaagaagaggaggaagaag
- the EIF3D gene encoding eukaryotic translation initiation factor 3 subunit D isoform X1, with amino-acid sequence MAKFVTPVIQDNPSGWGPCAVPEQFKDMPYQPFSKGDRLGKVADWTGATYQDKRYTNKYSSQFGGGSQYAYFHEEDETSFQLVDTARTQKTAYQRNRMRFAQRNLRRDKDRRNMLQFSMQTLPKSAKQKERDRLRLQKKFQKQFGVRQKWDQKSQQKPRDSSVEVRSDWEVKEEMDFPRLMKMRYLEVSEPQDIECCGALEYYDKAFDRITTRNEKLLRSIKRIFHTVTTTDDPVIRKLAKTQGNVFATDAILATLMSCTRSVYSWDIIVQRVGSKLFFDKRDNSDFDLLTVSETANEPPQEEGNSFNSPRNLAMEATYINHNFSQQCLRMGKEKYKFPNPNPFVEDDMDKNEVASVAYRYRRWKLGDDIDLIVRCEHDGVMTGANGEVSFINIKTLNEWDSRYCNGVDWRQKLDSQRGAVIATELKNNSYKLARWTCCALLAGSEYLKLGYVSRYHVKDSARHVILGTQQFKPNEFASQINLSIENAWGILRCVIDICMKLDEGKYLILKDPNKQVIRIYSLPDGTFSSDEDEEDEEEEEEEEEEES; translated from the exons ATGGCGAAGTTTGTGACACCCGTGATCCAGGACAACCCCTCCGGCTGGGGCCCGTGCGCTGTGCCCGAGCAGTTCAAGGATATGCCCTATCAGCCCTTCAGTAAAGGAGACCGCCTGGGAAAG GTGGCTGATTGGACAGGAGCCACATATCAGGATAAAAGATATACAA acaAGTACTCGTCACAGTTTGGTGGTGGAAGTCAATATGCATATTTCCATGAGGAGGATGAGACGAGCTTCCAGCTGGTGGACACAGCACGAACGCAGAAAACAGCATACCAGAGGAATCGTATGCGATTTGCACAG agGAACCTTCGGAGAGACAAGGACCGTCGGAACATGCTGCAGTTCAGCATGCAGACACTGCCAAAGAGTGCCAAGCAGAAAGAGAG AGATCGTTTGCGTCTACAAAAGAAGTTTCAGAAGCAGTTCGGAGTGAGGCAGAAATGGGACCAAAAGTCACAG CAGAAGCCTCGTGACTCCTCAGTTGAAGTTCGCAGTGATTGGGAGGTGAAAGAAGAGATGGATTTCCCTCGGCTGATGAAGATGCGCTACCTGGAGGTGTCAGAGCCACAGGACAT agaGTGCTGTGGAGCTCTAGAGTACTATGACAAAGCCTTTGACCGCATTACGACAAGGAATGAGAAGCTACTGAGGAGCATTAAGCGCATCTTCCACACCGTCACTACTACTGATGACCCAGTTATCCGAAAG CTGGCCAAGACCCAAGGGAATGTGTTTGCCACAGATGCCATCCTGGCCACCCTGATGAGCTGCACTCGCTCAGTCTATTCCTGGGACATCATTGTCCAGAGAGTTGGATCCAAGCTTTTCTTTGACAAGAGGGACAATTCAGATTTTG ACCTCCTGACAGTGAGTGAAACAGCCAACGAACCACCACAGGAAGAGGGCAACTCCTTTAATTCTCCACGCAACCTTGCCATGGAAGCTACCTACATCAATCATAATTTCTCCCAGCAGTGTCTGAGGATG ggaaaggagaaatacaagtttcccaacccaaacccctTCGTGGAGGATGACATGGATAAAAACGAAGTAGCCTCTGTTGCATACAG ATACCGAAGGTGGAAGCTGGGAGATGATATAGATCTCATTGTCCGCTGTGAACATGATGGAGTGATGACAGGAGCAAATGGAGAAGTGTCGTTCATCAACATCAAAACACTGAACGAGTGGGATTCCAGG TATTGCAATGGAGTGGACTGGCGCCAGAAGCTTGACTCTCAGAGAGGAGCTGTGATTGCCACAGAGTTGAAAAACAACAGCTACAAATTGGCCCGCTGGACATGCTGTGCACTGCTGGCTGGATCAGAGTATCTTAAACTCGG GTATGTATCCCGTTACCACGTGAAGGACTCTGCCCGCCATGTGATTCTGGGCACCCAGCAGTTCAAGCCAAATGAGTTTGCCAGCCAGATTAACCTGAGCATAGAGAATGCCTGGGGCATTCTGCGATGCGTCATCGACATCTGCATGAAGCTGGATGAGGGGAAGTACCTCATTCTCAAGGACCCCAACAAGCAGGTGATCCGGATCTACAGCTTGCCCGATGGCACCTTCAGCTCTGATGAAgatgaggaggatgaggaggaagaagaggaggaagaag